The following coding sequences lie in one uncultured Bacteroides sp. genomic window:
- a CDS encoding phosphatase PAP2 family protein, with protein sequence MRIGIDKNKVTIIARIISAIFNPFVVPFLAFLVLFLFSYLNMLPLVYRLTVLGVVYAFTILMPTLAIFLFRKINGWGIKAFRDRRKRFVPYILTIFCYVACLAMMLKMSMPGYLTGIIIASLMAIVICILVNLKWKISEHMTAMGGIVGGLIAFSFMLNYNPIFWLCLFILFAGMLGSARVLLRHHTLHEVLIGFLVGFLCSIIGILYL encoded by the coding sequence ATGAGAATAGGAATAGATAAAAATAAAGTTACTATAATAGCAAGAATCATATCCGCCATATTTAACCCTTTTGTTGTACCGTTTCTGGCATTTCTGGTTTTGTTCCTTTTCTCTTATCTGAACATGTTGCCTTTAGTGTACCGGCTAACTGTATTGGGGGTTGTTTATGCTTTCACCATTTTAATGCCTACGCTTGCCATTTTCTTGTTCAGGAAAATCAATGGCTGGGGTATAAAGGCTTTTAGAGACAGAAGAAAACGCTTTGTCCCTTATATACTCACAATTTTCTGTTATGTAGCTTGTCTGGCCATGATGCTTAAAATGAGTATGCCTGGCTATCTTACAGGTATTATCATTGCATCGTTAATGGCTATCGTTATTTGTATCTTAGTCAACTTAAAATGGAAAATCAGTGAACATATGACAGCTATGGGAGGCATAGTAGGCGGACTAATCGCTTTCAGCTTTATGCTGAACTATAATCCTATTTTCTGGCTATGTCTTTTTATCTTGTTTGCAGGGATGTTGGGCTCTGCCAGGGTTCTATTGCGGCATCACACTTTACATGAGGTGTTAATTGGTTTTCTGGTCGGCTTTCTTTGCTCAATTATTGGAATATTGTATCTTTAA
- the rpoN gene encoding RNA polymerase factor sigma-54: MVQGSHQIQSQQQTQTLSPQQILVVKLLELPALELEDRIHAEILENPALEEGGEEGAADDNLDKNNLEEDSRTDSDDDYSLGDYLTEDDIPDYKLQESSRSREGRAEDIPFSEVTSFYENLREQLGERNLTERQQELAEYLIGSLDNDGLLRKSLYNISDELAIYGGIDASERELEEALNIIQDFDPAGLGARTLQECLLIQIKRKDDSPTKQTEINIIDKCYEDFTRKHWDKIMQRLNLSEEEFHEALQEITRLNPRPGSSLGEALGRNLQQIVPDFIVETYDDGTITLNLNDRNVPELRMSRSFTEMLEEHTKNKANQSKESKNAMLFLKQKIDAAQGFIEAVKQRQNTLVKTMQAIIDMQRPFFLDGDESLLKPMILKDVADRTGLDISTISRVSNSKYVQTNYGIFSLKYFFVEGFTTEGGEEMSSREIRRILKEHIDNEDKKKPLTDDELTEILNNEGFPIARRTVAKYRQQLNIPVARLRK; encoded by the coding sequence ATGGTCCAAGGTTCTCATCAGATACAGTCACAACAGCAGACTCAGACGCTTTCTCCGCAGCAGATTCTGGTCGTAAAATTGCTTGAATTGCCGGCACTGGAGCTTGAAGACCGGATTCATGCCGAAATTCTGGAGAATCCTGCACTTGAAGAAGGTGGAGAAGAGGGTGCTGCAGATGATAATTTAGATAAGAATAACCTGGAGGAAGATTCCCGAACTGATTCTGATGATGATTATTCGTTGGGTGATTATCTCACTGAAGATGATATTCCCGACTATAAACTTCAGGAAAGCAGCCGTTCCAGGGAAGGACGTGCAGAAGATATCCCGTTTTCTGAAGTTACTTCGTTTTACGAGAACCTGAGAGAACAGTTAGGTGAACGTAATCTGACAGAGCGTCAGCAAGAACTGGCCGAATACCTGATTGGCTCTCTTGATAATGACGGGCTACTGAGAAAAAGTCTTTATAACATTTCCGATGAATTAGCTATTTATGGTGGCATCGACGCCAGTGAACGCGAACTGGAAGAAGCACTTAATATCATACAGGACTTTGATCCTGCAGGACTTGGTGCCCGAACTTTACAGGAATGTTTGCTGATACAAATAAAACGAAAGGATGATTCACCTACAAAACAAACCGAGATTAATATCATAGATAAGTGCTATGAAGATTTTACCCGCAAACATTGGGACAAGATTATGCAACGGCTTAATCTTTCTGAAGAAGAATTTCATGAGGCACTTCAGGAAATAACCCGGTTGAACCCCCGTCCGGGCAGTTCACTCGGAGAAGCTCTCGGAAGAAACCTTCAGCAGATTGTACCCGACTTTATTGTGGAAACATACGATGATGGAACAATTACGCTGAACCTCAATGACCGGAATGTGCCGGAATTGCGGATGAGCCGTAGTTTTACGGAGATGTTGGAGGAGCATACAAAGAATAAAGCGAACCAATCCAAGGAATCTAAAAATGCGATGCTTTTTTTGAAACAAAAGATCGATGCGGCTCAGGGATTTATAGAAGCAGTGAAGCAAAGACAAAATACACTGGTCAAAACAATGCAAGCCATTATAGATATGCAGCGTCCCTTTTTCCTTGACGGGGATGAGTCATTATTGAAACCTATGATCTTAAAAGATGTAGCTGATCGTACTGGCCTGGATATTTCAACAATTTCCCGCGTTTCTAATAGTAAATATGTCCAGACAAACTATGGCATATTTTCACTCAAATATTTTTTTGTCGAAGGATTTACAACGGAAGGCGGTGAAGAGATGTCTTCCCGGGAGATTAGACGGATTTTGAAGGAGCATATTGACAATGAAGATAAGAAAAAGCCTTTGACAGATGATGAGTTAACAGAAATCCTCAATAATGAAGGCTTTCCAATTGCCCGTAGAACAGTTGCTAAATACAGGCAGCAGCTTAATATTCCCGTGGCAAGGTTAAGAAAATGA
- a CDS encoding nucleoside kinase has product MRETIRIYCQNNDISKDFPIGSSLLQIFKGFDLDFQYPVLSARVNNRSEGLNFRVYNNKDVEFLDYRDLSGMRTYVRSLCFVLCKAVDETFPNGKILLEHPVSKGYFCNLLLGRPVTPDDVARIKKRMQEIIEDNISFHRIECHISEAVKLFTERNMMDKVKLLETSESIYTYYYTLGEYIDYYYGSLLPKTGDIKLFDVVNYYNGLLLRIPSRENPNVLEEVVKQEKMLDVFKEYLRWNDIMDMNNVGDFNVACNEGHATDIINVAEALQEKKIARIADTIYQRGENGGKVRLVLISGPSSSGKTTFCKRLSVQLMTNGLKPYSISLDNYFVDREETPVDEKGNYDYESLYALDLKLFNANLRSLLKGEEIEVPTFNFALGKKEYKGNKLRIDSNTILILEGIHALNPELTPLIPPEKKFKIYVSALTTISLDDHNWIPTTDNRLIRRIIRDNNYRGYSARETISRWSSVRAGEDKWIFPYQENADVMFNSALLFELAVLRRFVEPILTLVPRNCEEYAEAYRLLKFIKYFVPIQDKEIPPTSLLREFLGGSSFKY; this is encoded by the coding sequence ATGAGAGAAACAATTAGAATATATTGTCAGAATAATGATATTAGTAAAGATTTTCCTATAGGAAGTTCTCTTTTGCAGATATTCAAAGGATTTGACCTTGATTTTCAATATCCGGTTCTTAGTGCCAGAGTGAATAACCGGTCGGAAGGGTTAAACTTCCGTGTCTACAATAACAAAGATGTGGAGTTCCTTGATTACAGAGACCTTTCGGGCATGCGGACGTATGTCCGTTCACTGTGTTTTGTTCTATGCAAGGCCGTTGATGAAACTTTTCCGAATGGAAAAATTCTTTTGGAACATCCTGTCTCAAAAGGGTATTTTTGTAATCTTCTCCTTGGACGTCCTGTTACGCCGGATGATGTGGCTCGAATTAAAAAGAGAATGCAGGAGATAATTGAAGATAATATTTCCTTTCACCGGATTGAGTGCCATATCTCAGAAGCTGTCAAGTTGTTTACTGAGCGCAATATGATGGATAAAGTCAAATTGCTGGAAACCTCAGAATCGATTTATACCTATTATTATACTCTGGGGGAATATATTGATTATTACTATGGAAGTCTGCTTCCCAAGACTGGCGACATTAAATTATTTGATGTGGTAAATTACTACAACGGACTGCTTCTTCGCATTCCAAGCAGGGAGAATCCGAATGTTCTCGAGGAAGTGGTGAAGCAGGAAAAAATGCTTGATGTTTTCAAGGAATATCTGAGATGGAATGATATTATGGACATGAATAATGTGGGCGATTTCAATGTGGCGTGCAATGAAGGACATGCTACTGATATCATTAATGTGGCAGAAGCCCTTCAAGAGAAAAAAATTGCCCGGATTGCCGATACCATTTATCAACGTGGAGAAAACGGTGGCAAGGTGAGGCTGGTGCTAATCTCAGGCCCTTCTTCTTCGGGAAAGACAACTTTCTGTAAACGCCTTTCCGTTCAATTGATGACAAACGGGCTTAAGCCTTATTCTATTTCGCTAGATAATTATTTTGTGGATAGGGAAGAGACTCCTGTGGATGAAAAAGGAAATTATGATTACGAGTCTCTTTATGCACTCGATCTGAAGCTTTTTAATGCGAATCTGAGATCATTGCTAAAAGGTGAAGAGATTGAAGTGCCTACCTTTAATTTTGCCTTGGGTAAAAAAGAGTACAAAGGCAATAAATTAAGGATCGATTCCAATACGATTCTTATTTTAGAGGGCATTCATGCCTTAAATCCGGAATTGACCCCGCTGATTCCGCCAGAAAAGAAATTCAAAATTTATGTTTCAGCATTGACAACCATTTCTTTGGATGATCATAACTGGATTCCAACGACCGATAACCGTTTGATTCGCCGAATTATCAGAGATAATAATTACCGTGGATATTCTGCCAGAGAGACCATTTCCCGATGGTCAAGCGTACGGGCCGGAGAAGATAAGTGGATTTTTCCCTATCAGGAAAATGCAGATGTGATGTTTAATTCCGCTTTGCTGTTTGAACTTGCGGTACTGCGACGTTTTGTGGAACCTATATTAACGCTGGTTCCCCGTAACTGTGAGGAATATGCGGAAGCATATCGTTTATTGAAGTTTATTAAATATTTTGTGCCCATACAGGACAAAGAGATTCCGCCCACGTCTCTTTTAAGAGAGTTCCTTGGAGGTAGTAGTTTTAAGTATTAA
- a CDS encoding Sir2 family NAD-dependent protein deacetylase, whose protein sequence is MKKLVVLSGAGMSVESGGSTFRGAGGLWGKYPIEQVATPEGYADNPELVINFYNDMRRQLFTSEPNKGHKLVAELEKEFNVTVVTQNIDDLHERAGSSKVIHLHGELTKVCSSYSPYDQRYVKELSPEEYEVKIGDLASDGSQYRPYIVWYGEAVPKIEEAIQYTEQADIFLIIGTSMNVYPAAGLLNYVSADIPVYLIDPNEVSVNSNRHQIHVIRKVASEGMAELTKLLTGRTDV, encoded by the coding sequence ATGAAAAAACTGGTCGTTTTATCTGGTGCAGGCATGAGTGTAGAAAGTGGTGGAAGTACATTTAGGGGTGCCGGAGGCTTGTGGGGTAAGTATCCTATTGAACAAGTTGCCACTCCCGAGGGATATGCTGACAATCCAGAACTAGTCATAAACTTTTATAATGATATGCGCCGACAATTGTTTACATCTGAACCTAATAAGGGGCATAAACTTGTTGCGGAGCTTGAAAAAGAGTTCAATGTGACAGTGGTTACCCAGAATATTGATGATCTTCACGAACGCGCAGGAAGTTCAAAGGTAATCCATCTTCATGGTGAGTTAACCAAGGTTTGTTCTTCTTATTCACCTTATGATCAAAGATATGTGAAAGAACTATCTCCTGAAGAGTATGAGGTAAAAATAGGAGATTTAGCTTCGGATGGATCACAGTATCGTCCTTACATTGTTTGGTATGGCGAAGCTGTTCCTAAAATAGAAGAAGCGATTCAATACACTGAACAGGCCGATATTTTCTTAATTATAGGAACCTCGATGAATGTATACCCAGCGGCTGGGCTGCTCAATTATGTATCTGCCGATATACCTGTATATCTTATTGATCCTAATGAAGTATCAGTAAATAGTAATCGTCATCAGATTCACGTAATCCGTAAGGTGGCATCTGAAGGGATGGCTGAGCTAACAAAATTGTTGACAGGGAGAACTGACGTTTAA
- a CDS encoding FKBP-type peptidyl-prolyl cis-trans isomerase → MDKFSYAIGLGIGQNLLSMGAQNINVDDFANAIKSVLNGEEPAISHTDAREIVNKYFAELEAKMSASNIETGATFLEENKKKETVVTLPSGLQYEVITEGKGKKAKATDQVKCHYEGTLIDGTLFDSSVKRGEPAVFGVNQVIPGWVEALQLMPEGSKWRLYIPSDLAYGARGAGEMIPPHSTLIFDVELIQVL, encoded by the coding sequence ATGGATAAATTTAGTTATGCTATCGGCTTAGGTATAGGCCAGAATCTTTTGAGCATGGGCGCTCAGAATATTAATGTAGATGATTTTGCAAATGCAATCAAATCAGTTCTGAATGGAGAAGAACCGGCAATAAGCCATACTGATGCACGAGAAATTGTGAACAAGTATTTTGCAGAACTAGAAGCAAAAATGAGTGCTTCCAATATAGAGACAGGAGCAACATTTCTTGAAGAAAACAAAAAGAAAGAGACTGTTGTCACATTACCCAGCGGATTACAATATGAAGTTATTACCGAAGGTAAAGGAAAAAAAGCCAAAGCAACTGATCAGGTGAAATGTCATTATGAAGGTACATTAATTGATGGCACCCTGTTTGACAGTTCTGTAAAAAGAGGTGAACCGGCTGTCTTTGGCGTTAATCAAGTTATACCAGGATGGGTAGAAGCACTTCAACTAATGCCCGAAGGCTCCAAATGGAGACTTTATATTCCTTCCGACCTAGCTTACGGAGCACGTGGAGCAGGCGAAATGATCCCTCCTCACAGCACCTTAATATTCGACGTAGAATTAATTCAAGTATTATAA
- a CDS encoding FKBP-type peptidyl-prolyl cis-trans isomerase, which produces MKKVSIFMAIAAAATLASCTGKGPKANLKTDIDSLSYSIGMSQTQGLKDYLVQRVQMDTTYMDEFIKGLNDGVKETSKKKDAYFAGLQIGNQIKSQMIKGVNKELFGADSTKTISVDNFMAGFIAGTLNKGQKMTMQQAQEYTQKNMEAIKGKSMEKAYGANKKAGEAFLASNKAKAGVVTTPSGLQYKIVKAGNGPIPSDTSKVKVNYRGTLIDGTEFDSSFKRKEPATFVANQVIKGWTEALKLMPVGSKWTIYVPQQLAYGSKEAGQIKPFSTLVFEVELLEIVK; this is translated from the coding sequence ATGAAAAAAGTTAGTATTTTTATGGCTATTGCTGCAGCTGCAACTCTTGCTTCCTGTACAGGAAAAGGCCCAAAAGCAAATCTTAAGACAGACATCGACTCTTTGTCTTATTCTATTGGTATGAGCCAGACTCAAGGACTAAAAGACTATTTAGTACAAAGAGTTCAGATGGACACAACCTATATGGATGAGTTTATCAAAGGATTAAATGATGGAGTTAAAGAAACCAGTAAGAAAAAAGATGCTTATTTCGCAGGTCTTCAAATTGGTAATCAGATCAAGAGCCAAATGATTAAGGGTGTCAACAAAGAATTGTTTGGTGCAGATTCAACCAAAACAATCAGCGTAGACAACTTCATGGCTGGTTTTATTGCCGGAACTTTAAATAAAGGCCAAAAAATGACCATGCAGCAGGCTCAGGAATACACTCAAAAAAATATGGAGGCTATCAAGGGTAAATCTATGGAAAAAGCTTACGGAGCTAATAAAAAAGCTGGTGAAGCTTTCTTAGCTTCCAACAAAGCAAAAGCCGGAGTAGTAACTACACCAAGCGGACTTCAATATAAAATTGTAAAAGCTGGTAACGGCCCTATCCCTTCTGATACTTCTAAAGTAAAAGTAAACTACAGAGGTACTTTGATCGATGGAACAGAATTCGACAGTTCTTTCAAACGTAAAGAACCTGCAACATTTGTTGCCAACCAAGTAATCAAAGGATGGACAGAAGCATTGAAATTAATGCCTGTTGGTTCAAAATGGACTATCTATGTTCCTCAGCAATTAGCTTATGGTTCAAAAGAAGCAGGTCAGATTAAACCTTTCTCCACATTGGTTTTTGAGGTTGAATTACTTGAAATCGTGAAGTAA
- a CDS encoding Lrp/AsnC ligand binding domain-containing protein, translating to MEKIDNLDRQILEIISQNARIPFKDVAAECGVSRAAIHQRVQRLIDLGVIIGSGYHVNAKSLGYRTCTYVGIKLEKGSMYKNVVAQLEKIPEVVECHFTTGPYTMLTKVYACDNEHLMELLNSKMQEIPGVTATETLISLEQSIKKEIPIRLEK from the coding sequence ATGGAAAAGATAGACAATCTTGACAGACAGATTCTGGAGATAATCTCACAGAATGCCCGTATTCCTTTTAAAGATGTCGCTGCAGAATGCGGCGTTTCTCGTGCAGCCATTCATCAACGTGTACAACGACTAATAGATCTGGGTGTAATTATCGGCTCAGGATACCATGTTAATGCTAAAAGTTTAGGCTACAGGACTTGCACTTACGTAGGAATTAAGTTAGAAAAAGGATCTATGTACAAGAATGTAGTAGCTCAATTAGAAAAGATTCCCGAAGTTGTAGAATGTCATTTCACTACAGGCCCTTACACTATGCTTACCAAAGTATATGCATGCGACAACGAGCACTTAATGGAACTCTTAAATTCTAAAATGCAGGAAATTCCAGGTGTTACAGCTACTGAGACATTAATTTCTCTGGAACAAAGCATAAAAAAAGAAATCCCAATCAGATTAGAAAAATAA
- a CDS encoding DUF4491 family protein, whose protein sequence is MTEFLDSYHLTGLIIGICTFLIIGLFHPIVIKAEYYWGTKCWWIFLLLGIAGVIASFSTEDIFISSLLGVFAFSSFWTIKEVFEQEERVKKGWFPKNPKRTYKF, encoded by the coding sequence ATGACTGAATTTCTGGATTCTTACCATTTAACAGGACTGATTATTGGTATTTGCACCTTTCTCATTATAGGTCTCTTTCATCCTATTGTGATTAAAGCGGAATATTATTGGGGAACAAAATGTTGGTGGATCTTCCTTTTATTAGGAATAGCAGGCGTTATTGCTTCATTCTCTACAGAAGATATATTCATTTCTTCTTTATTAGGGGTATTTGCTTTTTCATCCTTCTGGACTATCAAAGAAGTTTTTGAGCAGGAAGAAAGGGTAAAGAAGGGATGGTTTCCGAAAAATCCAAAACGAACATATAAATTTTAA
- the buk gene encoding butyrate kinase, with protein MRILVINPGSTTTKIAVYENENRLFVKTFYHSPDDLSSFSTILSQYDYRRDLIIDELKKEDLFYGFAAIVGRGGLLKPISSGVYEVNELMKSDLRNALMQHACNLGGLLAEEISLLIPGCKAYIADPVVVDELEDVARISGSPLLPRLSVFHALNHKAIAHKYARSINKKYEELNLVVAHLGGGISVAAHRQGKVIDVNNALDGSGSFSPERAGTLPARQLVELCFSGKYTEDEIVKMIRGKGGLVAYLGTTDVQVVIKRIEEGDKKAELILKAMIYNIAKEIGAMCAALCGKVDSIVLTGGIAYSSYCVNKLNEYISFLAPINIFPGEDEMEALAFNALRALKREQTCEEYI; from the coding sequence ATGAGAATTCTAGTAATAAACCCTGGTTCCACTACCACAAAGATAGCAGTGTATGAGAATGAAAATCGTCTGTTTGTGAAAACATTCTATCATTCTCCGGACGATCTTTCATCTTTTTCTACGATTCTTTCACAGTATGATTATCGGAGAGATCTGATTATTGATGAGCTCAAGAAAGAAGATCTATTTTATGGATTTGCTGCAATCGTAGGTCGCGGTGGATTATTAAAACCAATCTCAAGCGGAGTTTATGAAGTGAATGAGCTGATGAAGAGTGATCTTCGGAATGCTCTCATGCAACATGCATGCAACCTTGGCGGATTGCTGGCCGAAGAGATTTCTTTGCTCATTCCCGGATGTAAGGCTTATATTGCCGATCCTGTGGTGGTAGATGAACTGGAAGATGTGGCTCGTATATCAGGATCCCCTCTGCTTCCCCGGCTGTCTGTTTTTCATGCGCTCAATCATAAAGCCATTGCCCATAAATATGCCAGAAGCATTAATAAAAAGTATGAGGAACTGAACCTTGTCGTTGCACATTTGGGTGGAGGAATATCAGTGGCTGCTCACAGGCAGGGTAAGGTTATAGATGTAAATAACGCACTGGATGGCAGCGGATCTTTTTCTCCCGAGCGTGCAGGTACTCTTCCTGCCCGACAACTGGTTGAGCTTTGTTTTAGCGGCAAGTATACCGAGGATGAAATTGTTAAGATGATCAGGGGAAAAGGTGGATTGGTAGCTTATCTGGGAACTACAGATGTGCAGGTTGTAATCAAAAGAATTGAAGAAGGAGATAAAAAAGCTGAGTTGATTCTTAAAGCCATGATTTATAATATTGCCAAAGAGATTGGTGCCATGTGTGCTGCTTTATGCGGAAAGGTCGATTCTATTGTGCTGACCGGTGGAATTGCCTACAGTAGTTATTGTGTAAATAAGCTAAATGAATATATAAGTTTTCTTGCACCCATTAACATTTTTCCTGGAGAGGATGAAATGGAAGCATTGGCATTTAATGCTTTAAGGGCATTAAAAAGAGAACAAACTTGTGAAGAATATATTTAA
- a CDS encoding phosphate acyltransferase, whose protein sequence is MDAIRSFDQLTTHLMTLKRRKRIAVVCANDPNTEYAIARALEEGIAEFLMIGDSSILEKYQALKKYPEFVKSIHIEDPDEAAREAVRIVRNGGADILMKGIISTDNLLRAILDKEKGLLPCGKVLTHLSVMQIPTYDKLLFFSDAAVIPRPTLQQRIEMIWYAIHTCHSFGIEQPRISLIHCTEKVSAKFPHSLDYVNIVELAEAGEFGNAIIDGPLDVRTSCEQASGDIKGIVSPINGQADVLIFPNIESANAFYKGVSLFSRANMAGLLQGPVCPVVLPSRSDDGLSKYYSIAMACITCNKD, encoded by the coding sequence ATGGACGCAATAAGAAGCTTTGATCAGTTAACGACTCACCTGATGACCTTGAAAAGGCGCAAGCGAATAGCTGTGGTGTGCGCTAATGATCCGAATACAGAATATGCAATAGCGCGAGCACTTGAAGAAGGAATCGCTGAATTTCTCATGATCGGAGATTCTTCTATCCTTGAGAAATACCAGGCTCTGAAGAAATATCCTGAGTTCGTGAAGTCTATTCATATTGAAGACCCTGATGAAGCGGCACGTGAAGCGGTACGAATTGTGCGCAATGGTGGTGCTGATATTCTGATGAAAGGAATAATCAGTACTGATAATCTATTACGTGCTATATTAGATAAAGAGAAAGGATTGTTACCTTGTGGAAAGGTGCTGACTCACTTATCTGTGATGCAGATTCCTACGTATGATAAACTGCTTTTCTTTTCGGATGCGGCTGTAATTCCAAGGCCCACTCTGCAACAACGGATTGAAATGATTTGGTATGCTATTCATACATGTCACAGTTTTGGCATTGAACAACCTAGGATCTCTTTGATTCACTGTACAGAGAAGGTGAGTGCCAAATTTCCCCATTCACTTGATTATGTGAACATCGTGGAGCTGGCCGAGGCAGGAGAGTTTGGCAATGCAATTATAGATGGTCCTCTTGACGTAAGAACTTCCTGCGAACAGGCAAGTGGTGATATTAAAGGAATTGTTTCCCCGATTAATGGTCAGGCAGATGTACTGATATTCCCCAATATTGAGTCGGCAAATGCTTTTTATAAGGGCGTTTCTCTTTTTTCAAGAGCTAATATGGCTGGTTTGCTGCAAGGACCAGTCTGTCCTGTGGTACTTCCTTCCAGAAGTGATGATGGACTCTCCAAATATTATAGTATAGCTATGGCATGTATTACCTGTAATAAAGATTAG
- a CDS encoding LD-carboxypeptidase, with the protein MRTIQYPPFLQPGDKITIISPAGKIDKSFLKGAKRVLESWGFRVTLGKHAGGESGRFSGSVKQRTDDLQMAMDDEETKAILCSRGGYGAIHLIDKIDFTKFRNNPKWLLGYSDVTLLHELFQHNDYASIHSPMARHLSVEQENDPCSLYLRDMLFGKLPSYTSPKHKLNIPGTSNGILRGGNLSVIYGLRGTPYDFPADGSILFIEDIGERPYHIDRMMNNLKLGGVLEKLSGLIVGQFTEYEEDLSIGKEVYEMIADMVKPFGYPVCFDFPVGHVIDNVPLICGSRSELTVGIKGAELKFK; encoded by the coding sequence ATGAGAACAATTCAATATCCTCCTTTTCTTCAACCGGGAGATAAGATTACTATTATATCACCGGCTGGAAAAATAGACAAAAGCTTTCTGAAAGGAGCTAAAAGAGTACTGGAATCATGGGGGTTCAGAGTGACACTTGGAAAACATGCCGGAGGAGAATCCGGAAGGTTTTCGGGCTCAGTAAAGCAACGTACTGACGATCTTCAGATGGCAATGGACGATGAAGAAACAAAAGCTATCCTTTGCAGCCGTGGAGGTTACGGAGCTATCCACCTGATAGATAAGATTGATTTTACCAAATTCCGGAATAACCCCAAATGGTTACTGGGTTACAGTGATGTGACTCTACTCCACGAACTGTTTCAGCACAATGATTATGCTTCGATTCATTCACCAATGGCAAGGCATCTCTCAGTAGAACAGGAAAACGATCCATGCTCTTTGTATCTCAGAGACATGCTGTTCGGGAAATTGCCATCATATACATCTCCCAAACATAAACTCAATATACCAGGAACTTCCAACGGTATTCTTCGGGGGGGCAATCTCTCTGTAATCTATGGACTAAGGGGAACTCCTTATGATTTCCCTGCTGATGGGAGTATCCTTTTTATTGAAGACATTGGGGAGCGACCTTATCACATTGACCGAATGATGAATAACCTGAAACTGGGAGGGGTACTTGAAAAGCTGTCCGGATTAATTGTGGGCCAATTTACGGAATATGAGGAAGACCTTTCTATTGGCAAAGAGGTATATGAAATGATAGCCGACATGGTAAAGCCCTTCGGCTATCCTGTATGTTTTGATTTCCCTGTAGGACATGTTATCGATAATGTTCCACTAATCTGTGGCAGCAGATCAGAACTAACTGTAGGGATAAAAGGTGCAGAATTAAAATTTAAATAA